One genomic region from Reichenbachiella ulvae encodes:
- a CDS encoding protein-disulfide reductase DsbD family protein translates to MRKLIALVFIIFIGVQGFGQVLQPAKWSLDISVSSPKVGEEVDLIFNVKIDKDWYLYSSDFDPDLGPMVTTFDFAPHASYELVGELTPVDPKKKYDSLWEGEYTYFRKTAQFRQTIKLLKDNPVVKGSYFYQVCTDVDGKCIPFDDEFDFSKFLGSQKVEKKQNVETKSEKEQRLLLQRDTSDPYSLLSFMIAAFLAGLAAIFTPCVFPMIPMTVSFFTGGSGGKWKGIFYGLSIIVIYTLIGSVLAPFMGPETANELATNWIPNVIFFAVFVLFALSFLGLFEITLPSKFVNNVDKQADKGGLLGIFFMAFTLVLVSFSCTGPLVGTILVESAGGLILKPILGMFAFSLAFALPFTVFALFPGLMNNLPKSGGWLNSVKVVLGLLELAFAFKFLSIADQAYHWNLLDREIYLSIWIVIFTILGFYLLGKINFPHDSPSEKTSIGGLVLAIAVFSFVVYMIPGMFGAPLKALSGYLPPMTSQDFNLNAPAAVVGSSESAICEPPKYADILHFPHGIEGYFDYDQALACAKQQNKPVFIDFTGHGCVNCREMEAKVWSDPQVLKRLKEDFVMLALYVDDKEDLPESEWVTSSYDGKVKKTIGKKNADFQITRFNNNAQPYYVILDQNGELLVSPRAYDLNIASFVEFLEEGKKAFKAQ, encoded by the coding sequence ATGAGGAAATTAATCGCATTAGTATTTATAATATTTATAGGTGTCCAGGGATTTGGGCAGGTATTGCAACCTGCTAAATGGTCTCTGGACATTTCTGTTTCATCCCCAAAGGTAGGAGAAGAGGTCGACTTGATATTCAATGTCAAAATTGACAAGGATTGGTATCTCTATTCCTCAGATTTTGATCCGGACCTCGGTCCTATGGTGACTACCTTCGATTTCGCGCCACACGCCAGTTACGAACTTGTGGGTGAACTGACTCCTGTCGATCCAAAAAAGAAATACGATTCGCTGTGGGAAGGAGAGTACACTTATTTTAGAAAAACAGCTCAGTTTCGTCAAACGATCAAGCTGCTGAAGGACAACCCTGTGGTAAAGGGTTCTTATTTCTATCAGGTATGTACGGATGTGGATGGCAAGTGTATTCCATTCGACGATGAATTTGATTTTTCAAAATTCTTAGGTTCTCAGAAGGTTGAGAAGAAGCAAAACGTTGAAACAAAATCTGAGAAAGAACAAAGATTATTGCTGCAGAGAGATACCTCTGATCCTTACAGCTTGCTTAGTTTTATGATTGCTGCGTTTTTGGCTGGATTGGCGGCCATTTTCACGCCTTGTGTATTTCCGATGATTCCTATGACCGTGAGCTTTTTCACTGGGGGATCGGGGGGCAAATGGAAAGGTATTTTTTACGGATTGTCGATCATCGTGATTTACACCTTGATCGGGTCGGTATTGGCGCCTTTTATGGGACCGGAAACTGCCAATGAACTGGCAACCAACTGGATTCCCAATGTGATCTTTTTTGCTGTATTCGTCTTGTTCGCGCTTTCCTTCCTTGGTCTTTTTGAAATCACGCTACCAAGTAAGTTTGTAAATAACGTGGACAAACAAGCGGATAAAGGCGGGCTTTTAGGTATTTTCTTCATGGCTTTTACGCTTGTTTTGGTTTCATTCTCATGTACTGGGCCACTTGTCGGAACTATATTAGTTGAGTCTGCGGGTGGATTGATTCTAAAGCCAATTCTGGGCATGTTTGCCTTCTCGCTGGCCTTTGCACTTCCTTTTACGGTATTCGCTTTGTTTCCGGGACTGATGAACAACCTACCCAAGTCAGGCGGCTGGCTCAACAGTGTCAAGGTCGTACTGGGATTACTAGAATTGGCCTTTGCTTTCAAATTCTTGAGTATTGCTGATCAGGCCTATCACTGGAATTTGCTGGATAGAGAAATCTACCTGTCCATCTGGATTGTGATTTTTACCATCCTTGGTTTTTACCTTTTGGGCAAAATCAATTTTCCTCATGATTCGCCTTCCGAAAAAACTTCAATTGGAGGTTTGGTGCTTGCTATAGCAGTTTTTTCTTTTGTAGTCTATATGATTCCTGGGATGTTTGGTGCCCCACTTAAAGCACTTTCGGGATACCTTCCTCCTATGACTTCTCAAGATTTTAACCTGAATGCTCCTGCGGCTGTGGTAGGAAGCAGTGAAAGCGCCATCTGTGAACCGCCAAAATACGCGGACATTTTGCACTTCCCACATGGCATAGAAGGCTACTTCGACTATGACCAGGCGCTGGCCTGTGCCAAGCAGCAGAATAAGCCAGTATTCATCGATTTCACTGGGCATGGCTGTGTCAACTGTAGAGAAATGGAAGCCAAGGTTTGGTCTGACCCACAGGTGTTGAAAAGACTTAAAGAAGATTTTGTGATGCTGGCTTTGTATGTGGATGATAAGGAGGACCTGCCCGAGAGCGAATGGGTCACTTCCAGCTATGATGGCAAGGTCAAAAAGACCATCGGAAAGAAAAATGCTGATTTTCAGATCACTAGATTCAACAACAATGCGCAGCCTTATTACGTGATTTTGGATCAAAATGGTGAATTATTGGTCTCACCAAGGGCCTATGACCTAAATATTGCTAGTTTTGTGGAGTTTTTAGAAGAGGGAAAAAAAGCTTTCAAGGCTCAATAG